Proteins from one Shewanella pealeana ATCC 700345 genomic window:
- the fliN gene encoding flagellar motor switch protein FliN produces MSTDSGDDWAAAMAEQAIEEAKAVELDEFNSDGAPLSEEEASKLDAIMDIPVTISMEVGRSFINIRNLLQLNQGSVVELDRVAGEPLDVMVNGTLIAHGEVVVVNDKFGIRLTDVISQTERIKKLK; encoded by the coding sequence ATGAGTACAGATAGCGGTGATGATTGGGCTGCAGCGATGGCTGAGCAAGCAATAGAAGAGGCCAAAGCGGTTGAATTAGATGAGTTTAACAGCGACGGAGCACCTTTGAGTGAAGAGGAAGCATCAAAGTTAGATGCGATTATGGATATTCCGGTCACTATTTCTATGGAAGTGGGTCGTAGCTTTATCAATATTCGTAACCTACTGCAGTTAAACCAAGGATCAGTGGTGGAGCTTGACCGCGTAGCGGGTGAGCCGTTAGATGTTATGGTTAACGGTACCTTGATCGCCCATGGTGAGGTGGTTGTGGTGAATGACAAATTTGGTATTCGTCTAACGGATGTGATCAGCCAAACTGAGCGCATCAAAAAGCTCAAGTAA
- a CDS encoding flagellar hook-length control protein FliK, with product MQQVNNVLLSSPDSNSKLADRQSQSTEPKTNSEGDSFSVALEKAASQARDKQTIDRQTADNHSTREPSSAKDELVDAADKAITASVTSSDDKEFEDAGSDDVSQVFAQINLANNFAGDSQLAVNGESLPLSDESVATESLEQELVSDDLIASQLSDEALLALSQQTGLSEQELSQLSSLELKALLQQGQMLDANGALKSEFAQSSSLQATPAEMDADVTKAELASTADKTAMSSAVTDTKSLNGADVKGTNTGRDIFGKEIAGQITASNVSSDQVKSAQNADGANSTAITTNTATSVEQLKGAELSVRTTAMNAGLEANLTGVSEEGTSELKSFAGLQSQALQQQSAANRQELPQFNLSLKQGGEQTPQMQQMIQRFAPVMNQQLITMVSNGIQQAEIRLDPPELGQMMVRIQVQGDTTQVQFQVSQHQTRDLVEQAMPRLREMLAEQGMQLTDGQVSQGDGRNSQGEQGSGAGNGTATAETDEISSEELLTRSNLSTSSASGIDYYA from the coding sequence ATGCAGCAGGTGAACAATGTTTTACTCAGTAGCCCTGACTCGAATAGCAAGCTTGCCGATCGTCAGAGTCAGTCCACTGAACCTAAGACTAATTCCGAAGGTGACAGTTTTTCTGTCGCACTGGAAAAAGCGGCAAGCCAAGCTCGTGATAAACAAACTATAGATAGGCAAACAGCTGACAATCATTCGACTCGTGAGCCGTCATCAGCGAAAGATGAGTTAGTCGATGCTGCAGATAAGGCGATCACAGCTTCAGTTACATCTTCTGATGATAAAGAATTTGAAGATGCTGGCTCAGATGATGTAAGCCAAGTGTTCGCACAGATCAATTTAGCTAACAATTTTGCTGGAGACTCACAACTTGCCGTCAACGGCGAAAGTTTGCCGTTATCAGATGAGTCAGTGGCAACGGAATCTCTTGAGCAAGAGCTAGTCAGTGATGATTTAATCGCTAGTCAGCTGTCAGATGAGGCACTGTTGGCACTTAGCCAACAAACAGGGCTATCAGAGCAGGAATTGAGTCAGCTCTCATCCTTAGAATTGAAAGCTCTGCTACAGCAAGGCCAAATGCTTGATGCTAATGGCGCCTTAAAATCAGAGTTCGCACAGAGCTCCTCGCTGCAGGCCACCCCTGCAGAAATGGATGCAGACGTGACTAAAGCTGAACTCGCATCGACAGCCGATAAAACTGCGATGAGCAGCGCAGTAACTGACACAAAGAGTCTTAATGGTGCCGATGTAAAGGGAACTAATACTGGTCGAGACATTTTTGGTAAAGAGATCGCTGGGCAAATAACAGCGAGTAATGTCAGTAGCGATCAAGTTAAGTCTGCTCAAAATGCCGATGGCGCCAATTCAACCGCTATTACAACTAACACTGCAACTTCGGTAGAGCAGCTTAAAGGGGCTGAGTTATCGGTTCGCACCACGGCAATGAATGCCGGACTGGAAGCAAACCTTACAGGAGTGAGTGAAGAGGGCACATCTGAGCTGAAATCCTTTGCAGGTCTGCAGAGTCAAGCACTACAGCAGCAATCAGCAGCAAATCGTCAGGAGTTGCCTCAGTTCAATTTATCGCTGAAACAAGGTGGTGAACAGACGCCGCAAATGCAGCAGATGATCCAGCGTTTCGCACCTGTTATGAATCAGCAGCTGATCACCATGGTCAGTAATGGTATTCAGCAGGCTGAAATTCGCCTAGATCCACCTGAGTTAGGCCAGATGATGGTGCGTATTCAAGTTCAAGGGGATACCACACAGGTGCAATTTCAGGTGAGCCAGCATCAGACTCGCGATCTTGTAGAACAAGCGATGCCCAGATTACGTGAAATGTTAGCCGAACAAGGTATGCAGCTCACCGATGGTCAAGTGTCTCAAGGTGACGGTAGAAACAGTCAAGGTGAACAGGGCTCAGGCGCCGGAAATGGCACCGCCACAGCTGAAACGGATGAAATTTCATCAGAAGAGTTGCTGACAAGGTCAAATCTTTCAACAAGTTCGGCCTCAGGTATAGATTATTATGCATAA
- the fliR gene encoding flagellar biosynthetic protein FliR codes for MEILLETIMGGIAGYLWPLTRISSMFMVMAVFGATTTPTRVRLLLSVTVTAAVAPVLPAMPNIDLFSLSAAFVTAQQIIIGVAMGFATLLLMQTFVLTGQIIGMQTSLGFASMVDPSSGQQTPVVGNFFLLLTTMIFLAVDGHLLLIKMVIASFESIPVSMQGLSLASYRLFTEFVGYMFGAALTMSLSAIVALLTINLSFGVMTRASPQLNIFAIGFPVTMVAGLFILWLTLSPIMSHFDEVWRETQILLCNALELQCSVDGGLN; via the coding sequence ATGGAGATCTTACTCGAGACCATCATGGGCGGGATCGCAGGTTATCTGTGGCCACTCACCCGAATTTCTAGCATGTTTATGGTGATGGCGGTCTTTGGGGCAACCACCACGCCGACGCGAGTGAGACTCTTGCTGTCGGTGACCGTCACAGCTGCTGTAGCGCCCGTTTTACCTGCCATGCCAAATATTGATCTATTTTCCTTAAGCGCTGCATTTGTGACCGCTCAGCAGATCATTATCGGTGTCGCTATGGGCTTTGCTACCTTATTATTGATGCAAACCTTTGTGCTTACCGGTCAGATCATTGGTATGCAGACCAGCCTTGGTTTTGCGTCAATGGTCGATCCGAGTTCTGGCCAGCAGACCCCGGTCGTGGGTAACTTCTTCTTGCTATTGACCACAATGATTTTCTTGGCGGTAGATGGTCATCTTCTGTTAATTAAAATGGTCATCGCCAGCTTCGAGTCGATCCCTGTGTCGATGCAGGGCTTAAGTCTGGCAAGTTACCGCTTATTTACCGAATTCGTGGGTTATATGTTTGGCGCCGCATTAACGATGTCACTTTCTGCGATTGTGGCACTATTGACGATTAACCTCTCCTTTGGTGTGATGACTCGTGCCTCACCTCAGTTAAATATTTTCGCTATTGGTTTCCCTGTCACCATGGTGGCGGGCTTATTTATCTTATGGCTAACCCTATCGCCAATCATGTCTCACTTTGACGAGGTATGGCGTGAAACCCAAATTCTGCTATGTAATGCACTTGAGCTGCAATGTAGTGTCGATGGTGGGCTTAATTGA
- the fliL gene encoding flagellar basal body-associated protein FliL, with translation MAEEAALELEDSVKPKSKNKLIIFGVSGGVLLIAIVLTAWMLLGSEPVSESGSAAEGAVTEQAVRTGEAYYAAMPRPFLFNLSDNGRTRLVEIKVQLMVRGNDDDTLIRKHIPLIEDALLTTFSGSDVQKLTSPAGKDELRQLALRNVQNTLQPVTGRTVVEKVLFTGFVMQ, from the coding sequence ATGGCAGAAGAAGCGGCTTTAGAGCTAGAAGACAGCGTCAAACCAAAAAGTAAAAACAAACTGATTATATTCGGTGTGAGCGGCGGCGTTCTACTGATTGCCATTGTACTTACTGCGTGGATGTTGTTGGGATCGGAACCGGTTTCTGAGTCTGGAAGTGCTGCAGAGGGGGCCGTGACTGAGCAAGCGGTTAGAACGGGTGAAGCCTATTATGCGGCGATGCCAAGGCCTTTCCTATTTAATCTGTCAGATAACGGCCGTACTCGCTTAGTTGAGATCAAAGTTCAGTTGATGGTTCGTGGTAACGATGACGATACCCTGATTAGGAAACATATCCCGCTGATTGAGGATGCATTGTTGACCACTTTTAGTGGATCGGATGTGCAAAAATTGACTTCTCCTGCGGGCAAAGATGAATTACGTCAGTTAGCGCTGCGTAATGTACAAAATACCCTGCAGCCAGTAACGGGTCGTACAGTGGTTGAGAAAGTATTGTTTACCGGCTTTGTGATGCAATAA
- the fliQ gene encoding flagellar biosynthesis protein FliQ — protein MSPESLVDIFREALAVIVIIVSMIIVPGLIIGLVVAVFQAATSINEQTLSFLPRLLTTLLALMLMGHLLIQMMMDFFMQMVDMIPQVIG, from the coding sequence ATGAGTCCTGAATCACTCGTTGATATCTTTCGAGAAGCTTTGGCCGTTATCGTCATAATCGTGTCGATGATTATTGTGCCTGGTCTTATCATAGGTCTAGTAGTAGCGGTGTTTCAGGCTGCGACCTCAATTAACGAGCAAACCTTGAGTTTTCTTCCGCGCTTGCTAACAACCTTATTAGCGCTGATGTTGATGGGCCACCTTTTAATCCAGATGATGATGGACTTCTTCATGCAGATGGTCGATATGATCCCTCAGGTGATAGGTTAA
- the flhB gene encoding flagellar biosynthesis protein FlhB has protein sequence MAENDSSQEKTEEATSRKLQQAKDKGQVARSKDLGTSAVLIAASVGLLMTGPNIAQAMFNIMNKMYTLSRDEIFDTNQMMNVWGVVGSELAFPLLGFIVFLALIAFAGNIALGGISFSVSAFMPKASKMSPVAGFKRMFGVQAVVELAKGIAKFSVVAITAYLLLSIYLNDILLLSQEHLPGNIYHALDLIVWIFILLCASTLLIVMIDVPFQIWNHAKQLKMTKQEIKDEYKDTEGKPEVKGRIRQLQREMAQRRMMGEVPNADVIVVNPEHYAVAVKYDAGRSTAPFVVAKGVDEVAFKIREIAREHDVAIVSAPPLARAIYHTTKIDQEIPEGLFTAVAQVLAYVFQLRQYQKGKGRKPNAIPTKQPIPDDLQH, from the coding sequence ATGGCTGAAAACGATAGTAGTCAAGAAAAAACAGAGGAAGCCACCTCCAGGAAGTTGCAACAGGCCAAAGACAAAGGGCAGGTTGCACGTTCCAAAGATCTGGGCACTTCTGCTGTGCTCATTGCTGCCTCGGTGGGGCTGTTAATGACCGGCCCTAACATTGCTCAGGCTATGTTTAACATCATGAACAAAATGTATACCTTAAGTCGTGATGAGATCTTCGATACTAACCAGATGATGAATGTTTGGGGTGTGGTGGGCAGTGAGTTAGCCTTTCCTCTACTGGGTTTTATTGTGTTCCTTGCCCTCATCGCCTTTGCGGGCAACATCGCACTAGGGGGGATCTCCTTCTCCGTGAGTGCTTTTATGCCAAAGGCCAGCAAAATGAGTCCAGTAGCTGGTTTTAAGCGGATGTTCGGTGTGCAGGCGGTGGTTGAGTTAGCCAAAGGCATCGCCAAATTTTCGGTCGTGGCGATTACCGCCTACCTTTTATTGAGCATTTATCTCAACGACATCTTGTTACTGTCTCAAGAGCATCTGCCGGGCAATATTTATCATGCTCTGGACTTAATCGTGTGGATTTTTATATTGCTCTGCGCGTCGACCTTGCTGATTGTGATGATAGATGTACCGTTTCAGATCTGGAACCATGCTAAGCAGTTAAAGATGACCAAACAGGAAATCAAAGACGAATACAAGGATACCGAGGGTAAGCCTGAGGTAAAGGGACGTATTCGCCAGTTACAACGTGAAATGGCCCAGAGGCGTATGATGGGTGAAGTGCCTAATGCCGATGTGATTGTGGTTAACCCAGAGCACTATGCCGTAGCGGTCAAATATGACGCAGGTCGCTCAACGGCGCCTTTCGTCGTTGCGAAAGGGGTCGATGAAGTTGCCTTTAAAATTCGCGAGATCGCTCGTGAACATGACGTGGCAATTGTGTCGGCACCGCCGCTTGCTCGCGCGATTTACCACACCACCAAAATAGATCAAGAGATCCCTGAGGGGCTGTTTACCGCAGTTGCTCAGGTGCTTGCCTATGTATTTCAATTACGCCAATACCAAAAAGGCAAAGGCCGCAAACCTAATGCTATCCCTACCAAGCAACCCATCCCAGACGATCTACAGCATTAA
- the fliM gene encoding flagellar motor switch protein FliM, whose product MSDLLSQDEIDALLHGVDDVEEDMIDDNELDARSYDFSSQDRIVRGRMPTLEIVNERFARHLRISMFNMMRRAAEVSINGVQMLKFGEYVHTLFVPTSLNMVRFSPLKGTALITMEARLVFILVDNFFGGDGRFHAKIEGREFTPTERRIVQLLLKIIFEDYKEAWAPVMEVQFDYLDSEVNPAMANIVSPTEVVVVSSFHIEVDGGGGDFHITMPYSMIEPIRELLDAGVQSDTQDTDMRWSQALRDEIMDVDVGIDATIVEHKLTLREVLEFKAGDVIPVELPEHIILKVEDLPTYRCKMGKAKDNLALKICEKIPRPETVKTELQLVTHKGRARERSEI is encoded by the coding sequence GTGAGTGATTTATTAAGCCAAGACGAAATTGATGCACTGCTCCACGGAGTCGATGATGTCGAAGAGGACATGATTGACGACAATGAGCTAGACGCCCGTTCTTATGATTTCTCGTCCCAAGACAGAATCGTACGTGGTCGTATGCCAACGCTTGAGATCGTCAATGAGCGTTTTGCTCGCCACTTGCGGATAAGCATGTTTAATATGATGCGCCGCGCCGCGGAAGTGTCAATTAATGGCGTTCAAATGCTTAAGTTTGGTGAGTACGTACATACCCTGTTTGTACCTACCAGTCTGAACATGGTGCGCTTTAGTCCACTAAAAGGCACGGCGTTAATTACCATGGAAGCGCGGCTAGTATTTATTTTGGTGGATAACTTCTTCGGTGGTGACGGTCGTTTTCATGCCAAGATCGAGGGGCGTGAATTTACCCCGACAGAACGTCGTATCGTACAGCTGTTATTAAAGATTATTTTCGAAGACTATAAAGAAGCCTGGGCGCCAGTGATGGAAGTTCAGTTCGACTATCTAGACTCTGAAGTTAACCCGGCAATGGCTAATATTGTTAGCCCAACAGAAGTGGTTGTGGTGAGCTCATTCCATATTGAAGTCGATGGTGGTGGCGGCGATTTCCATATCACCATGCCGTACTCCATGATTGAGCCTATCCGTGAACTGCTTGATGCCGGTGTGCAGAGTGATACTCAAGATACCGACATGCGTTGGTCTCAGGCACTACGTGATGAGATCATGGATGTTGATGTGGGGATCGATGCCACCATAGTCGAGCACAAGTTAACCCTAAGAGAAGTGCTCGAGTTTAAAGCGGGGGACGTGATTCCCGTAGAGCTTCCAGAGCATATTATCTTGAAGGTTGAAGACTTACCAACTTACCGCTGTAAGATGGGTAAAGCCAAAGATAACTTAGCATTAAAAATTTGCGAAAAAATTCCAAGACCTGAAACGGTTAAGACAGAGTTGCAGCTCGTGACCCATAAGGGCCGTGCTCGTGAGCGTTCTGAGATATAA
- the fliP gene encoding flagellar type III secretion system pore protein FliP (The bacterial flagellar biogenesis protein FliP forms a type III secretion system (T3SS)-type pore required for flagellar assembly.) produces MMKWILVIVGLTLCLAAPAAFAENGILPAVTVSTGADGSTQYSVTMQILLLMTALSFIPAMVIMLTSFTRIIVVLSILRQAIGLQQTPSNQVLIGISMFMTFFIMSPVFDKIYDQAVQPYIEQGMPLQDAFTKGQGPLKDFMLAQTRLTDLDTFIEISGYQNINEPEDAPMTVIIPAFITSELKTAFQIGFMLFVPFLVLDLVVASILMAMGMMMLSPMIVSLPFKIMLFVLVDGWSLVMGTLANSFGL; encoded by the coding sequence ATGATGAAATGGATTTTAGTTATTGTCGGTTTGACTCTGTGTTTGGCTGCACCAGCAGCCTTTGCTGAAAATGGCATTTTGCCAGCGGTAACAGTGTCGACTGGCGCGGACGGTTCTACGCAATATTCTGTCACCATGCAGATCTTGCTGTTGATGACGGCGTTAAGCTTCATTCCCGCGATGGTCATTATGTTGACCTCGTTTACCCGAATTATTGTGGTGTTATCGATTCTGCGCCAAGCAATTGGCTTGCAACAAACGCCTTCTAATCAGGTGTTAATCGGCATCAGCATGTTTATGACATTTTTTATTATGTCGCCGGTATTTGACAAGATTTATGATCAAGCCGTACAGCCCTATATCGAACAAGGCATGCCCTTGCAAGATGCATTTACTAAGGGGCAGGGGCCGCTTAAAGACTTTATGCTGGCGCAGACGCGCTTAACCGATCTCGATACCTTCATTGAGATCTCTGGCTATCAAAATATCAATGAACCAGAAGATGCACCAATGACTGTCATCATTCCGGCATTCATTACCAGTGAACTCAAGACCGCTTTTCAGATTGGTTTTATGCTGTTTGTGCCATTTTTGGTACTAGATTTGGTGGTAGCTAGTATCTTAATGGCCATGGGTATGATGATGTTATCGCCTATGATTGTGTCATTGCCTTTTAAGATCATGCTATTTGTATTAGTCGATGGTTGGAGCCTAGTAATGGGCACCTTAGCTAACAGTTTTGGATTATAG
- the fliJ gene encoding flagellar export protein FliJ gives MARADPLLMVLKLAEDAEEQASLQLRSAQLELQRRQNQLDALQNYRLDYMKQMEQQQGQSISASHYHQFHQFVRQIDTAIIQQVNTVQDADNQRQHRQVYWQEKQQKRKAVELLLANKAEKAQLAELRAEQKMVDEFASQQFYRKRQR, from the coding sequence ATGGCTAGAGCCGATCCGTTATTGATGGTGTTAAAGCTTGCCGAAGACGCGGAAGAGCAGGCGTCACTGCAGCTTCGCTCGGCACAGCTTGAACTGCAAAGACGTCAAAATCAGTTAGATGCGCTGCAAAATTATCGCCTCGATTATATGAAACAGATGGAGCAGCAACAGGGGCAAAGTATCAGCGCCAGCCACTACCATCAGTTTCATCAATTTGTGCGTCAAATCGATACGGCGATTATACAGCAGGTCAATACGGTGCAAGATGCCGATAATCAGCGCCAGCACCGGCAGGTATATTGGCAAGAGAAGCAGCAGAAGCGTAAAGCGGTTGAGCTGTTATTAGCAAATAAAGCCGAAAAGGCGCAGCTCGCCGAGTTACGCGCCGAGCAGAAGATGGTTGACGAGTTTGCGTCACAGCAGTTTTATCGTAAAAGGCAGCGTTAA
- the flhA gene encoding flagellar biosynthesis protein FlhA: protein MELKASLGQLKQIKPAHLKGIGTPLLVLAALAMIILPMPAFLLDILFTFNIALALVVLLVAIYSDRPLDFAAFPTVLLVATLLRLALNVASTRVVLLEGHNGGDAAGKVIEAFGSVVIGGNYAVGLVVFLILIIINFAVVTKGAGRISEVSARFTLDAMPGKQMAIDADLNAGLLSQEEARARRAEVTREADFYGAMDGASKFVKGDAVAGILILVINIVGGFIIGIAQHDLSFSSAVEIYTLLTIGDGLVAQIPGLLLSIAAALMVTRQNESGDMGEMVMGQMFDSPKSLAIASAVMLVMGIVPGMPHLVFLSCAAVSGAAAYFIKKKKDTDRERALELAKSGPVEPRDIQPKELSWDDVQHVDTIGLEVGYRLIPLVDKGQGGELLGRIKGVRKKLSQELGFLVPAVHIRDNLDLSPNAYRISLMGVSSGEAEIRHDCELAINPGQVYGKLDGIETKDPAFGLDAVWIAPEMREHAQTLGYTVVDASTVVATHISQLLTNNAAKLLGYEEVQQLLEMLGKHSPKLVDGFIPDVMPLGTVVKVMQNLLNEGVSIRDMKTIVQTLLEYGTKSSDTEVLTAAVRIALKRMIVQEISGPELEIPVITLAPELEQMLHQSMQATGGDGPNIEPSLAERMQKSLVDATQRQEMVGQPAILLTSGMLRSTLSRFVKHTIPNLRVISYQEVPDEKQIRIVSAVGQ, encoded by the coding sequence ATGGAACTTAAAGCAAGTCTAGGCCAATTAAAACAGATAAAGCCTGCACATTTAAAAGGTATTGGTACGCCTTTATTGGTCTTAGCCGCACTGGCTATGATTATTTTACCTATGCCAGCGTTCCTGCTCGATATCCTTTTCACCTTCAATATTGCACTGGCGTTAGTGGTGCTTTTGGTGGCGATTTACAGCGACCGACCACTTGATTTCGCCGCATTCCCTACCGTTTTACTGGTCGCTACCTTACTCCGGCTCGCCCTAAACGTTGCCTCCACCCGTGTGGTACTGCTAGAAGGCCATAACGGTGGTGATGCCGCCGGTAAAGTGATTGAAGCGTTCGGCTCGGTGGTGATTGGTGGCAACTATGCCGTGGGTCTAGTGGTGTTTTTAATCCTTATTATCATCAACTTTGCGGTGGTAACAAAAGGTGCTGGGCGAATATCTGAGGTGAGTGCTCGCTTCACCCTCGACGCCATGCCGGGCAAGCAGATGGCAATCGATGCCGACTTAAATGCCGGGCTACTCTCCCAAGAAGAAGCTAGGGCCCGCCGCGCCGAAGTGACCCGTGAAGCCGACTTTTACGGTGCCATGGATGGTGCGTCAAAATTTGTAAAAGGCGATGCGGTCGCCGGTATCTTAATTCTGGTTATTAATATCGTCGGCGGCTTTATCATTGGTATCGCTCAGCATGACCTGTCTTTCTCTTCTGCCGTTGAAATTTATACCCTATTAACGATTGGTGATGGCCTAGTGGCGCAGATCCCCGGTCTGCTCTTATCTATTGCAGCGGCTTTGATGGTGACCCGTCAAAATGAATCGGGCGACATGGGCGAGATGGTAATGGGACAGATGTTTGACAGTCCCAAGTCTCTAGCTATTGCTTCGGCAGTGATGTTAGTGATGGGAATAGTGCCTGGTATGCCGCATCTTGTGTTCTTATCATGCGCTGCTGTATCTGGCGCCGCGGCTTATTTTATTAAGAAAAAGAAAGACACCGACCGAGAACGTGCCCTAGAGCTTGCGAAGAGTGGCCCTGTAGAGCCAAGAGACATTCAGCCAAAAGAGTTGAGTTGGGACGATGTGCAGCATGTCGACACCATTGGCCTAGAAGTGGGCTACCGCTTAATTCCACTAGTTGATAAAGGCCAAGGCGGCGAGCTACTTGGCCGTATTAAAGGGGTGCGTAAGAAGCTGTCGCAGGAGTTAGGCTTCTTGGTGCCAGCGGTGCATATTCGCGATAATTTAGATCTGTCCCCCAATGCCTATCGGATCTCTCTTATGGGCGTAAGCTCGGGTGAGGCAGAAATTCGTCATGACTGTGAACTGGCGATTAACCCGGGTCAAGTTTATGGCAAGCTCGACGGTATCGAAACCAAAGATCCGGCTTTTGGCCTAGATGCGGTTTGGATTGCCCCAGAGATGCGCGAGCATGCACAGACCTTAGGTTATACCGTCGTGGATGCATCCACGGTAGTGGCTACACACATCAGTCAGCTGCTGACCAATAATGCTGCTAAGCTACTTGGTTATGAAGAAGTACAGCAGTTACTTGAGATGCTAGGCAAGCATTCACCTAAGTTGGTTGATGGATTTATTCCCGATGTGATGCCACTTGGGACAGTCGTGAAGGTGATGCAGAACCTGCTGAATGAAGGGGTGTCAATTCGCGACATGAAGACCATAGTACAAACTTTGCTTGAGTATGGAACCAAGAGTAGTGACACCGAGGTGTTGACCGCTGCCGTTCGTATTGCGCTAAAACGTATGATAGTGCAAGAGATCAGTGGACCAGAGCTTGAAATCCCCGTCATAACTTTGGCGCCAGAGTTGGAACAGATGTTGCATCAGTCTATGCAGGCGACGGGAGGAGATGGTCCAAATATCGAACCAAGCCTCGCAGAACGCATGCAGAAGTCATTAGTGGACGCCACACAGCGTCAAGAAATGGTGGGGCAACCTGCGATTTTACTGACATCAGGCATGTTACGTTCAACCTTATCGCGATTCGTTAAGCATACGATCCCTAATTTACGGGTGATTTCATATCAGGAAGTCCCCGACGAGAAGCAGATACGCATCGTCTCGGCAGTGGGTCAGTAG
- the fliO gene encoding flagellar biosynthetic protein FliO translates to MSFQLVLANASAVASQAEAPASPTSIATLSSMVGGLIVVLLLIFLLAYLVRRFNLVPSSQGVLKTIAVTPLGQKEKLVLIEVAGQQYLLGVTPQQVSLVDKLATPVEVSTESFASRLRQVKASQ, encoded by the coding sequence ATGAGTTTCCAATTGGTTTTAGCCAATGCCAGTGCTGTGGCTTCTCAAGCAGAAGCCCCCGCTTCGCCAACGAGCATAGCCACGCTTTCGAGTATGGTTGGCGGCTTGATAGTCGTTTTGTTGTTAATTTTCTTGCTTGCTTATCTTGTTAGGCGTTTTAATTTAGTGCCAAGCAGTCAAGGGGTGTTAAAGACGATTGCCGTGACCCCATTAGGCCAGAAAGAGAAGCTGGTGCTGATAGAGGTTGCTGGTCAACAATACCTGCTAGGTGTAACACCACAGCAAGTCAGTTTAGTCGATAAATTAGCGACACCTGTCGAGGTATCGACAGAGTCTTTTGCCAGCCGACTACGTCAAGTCAAGGCGTCACAATGA